A stretch of Corallococcus macrosporus DNA encodes these proteins:
- the sufT gene encoding putative Fe-S cluster assembly protein SufT gives MRGAMTVIERDVDAMLIPSGDKVLLPAGSELTVVQTLGGNVTVQDPYGQLFRIDQKNADVLGEEYAVKAKAPDESVTPGEFGEFNEEQVWEQLRTVYDPEIPVNIVELGLVYTCKATPLDEGGQRVDIEMTLTAPGCGMGQVLVEDVRSKVSALPGVKEANVELVWEPQWDQSRMTDVARLQLGWM, from the coding sequence ATGCGAGGCGCGATGACGGTCATCGAGCGCGACGTGGACGCGATGCTCATCCCCAGCGGGGACAAGGTGTTGCTGCCGGCGGGCTCGGAGTTGACGGTGGTGCAGACGCTGGGCGGCAACGTCACGGTGCAGGACCCGTACGGCCAGTTGTTCCGCATCGACCAGAAGAACGCGGACGTGCTGGGCGAGGAGTACGCCGTCAAGGCGAAGGCGCCCGATGAGAGCGTGACGCCCGGCGAGTTCGGTGAGTTCAACGAAGAGCAGGTCTGGGAGCAGCTCCGGACGGTCTACGACCCGGAGATCCCCGTGAACATCGTGGAGCTGGGGCTGGTGTACACGTGCAAGGCCACGCCGCTGGACGAGGGCGGACAGCGCGTGGACATCGAGATGACGCTCACGGCGCCCGGCTGCGGCATGGGCCAGGTGCTGGTGGAGGACGTGCGCTCCAAGGTCTCCGCGCTGCCCGGCGTGAAGGAAGCGAACGTGGAGCTGGTCTGGGAGCCGCAGTGGGACCAGAGCCGCATGACGGACGTCGCGCGGCTCCAGTTGGGCTGGATGTAA
- the sufU gene encoding Fe-S cluster assembly sulfur transfer protein SufU, giving the protein MSSDLKDLYQEVVLEHSKRPRNFRVVEGATCAAEGYNPLCGDQLSVTLKLEDGVIRDIGFQGQGCAISKASASLMTGAVKDKTREEAESLFERVHTLVTEGPDKVDVESLGKLAVLSGVSEFPARVKCASLAWHTLHAALDGRTTSVSTE; this is encoded by the coding sequence GTGAGTTCCGACCTCAAGGACCTCTACCAGGAGGTGGTGCTGGAGCACTCCAAGCGCCCGCGCAACTTCCGGGTGGTGGAGGGCGCCACCTGCGCGGCGGAGGGCTACAACCCGCTGTGCGGCGACCAGCTCTCCGTGACGCTCAAGCTGGAGGACGGCGTCATCCGCGACATCGGCTTCCAGGGCCAGGGCTGCGCCATCTCCAAGGCGTCCGCGTCGCTGATGACGGGCGCGGTGAAGGACAAGACGCGCGAGGAGGCCGAGTCCCTCTTCGAGCGCGTGCACACGCTGGTGACCGAAGGCCCGGACAAGGTGGACGTGGAGTCGCTGGGCAAGCTCGCGGTGCTGTCGGGCGTGAGCGAGTTCCCGGCCCGGGTGAAGTGCGCGAGCCTGGCGTGGCACACGCTGCACGCGGCGCTGGATGGCCGCACCACGTCGGTGTCGACGGAGTAG
- a CDS encoding cysteine desulfurase codes for MSGPGFDLARVRADFPILRQEVRGRPLVYLDSAATGQKPQAVLDAITRYYTHDNANVHRGVHILSERATQAFEDARETVRRFIHAKDVREVIFVRGTTEAINLVAATYGRKHVGPGDEVLISAMEHHSNIVPWQMVCDAAGAKLRVIPVDEQGALRMDAVDALLTEKTRLLAITHVSNALGSVNPIKELVAKAHAKNIPVLVDGAQSVTHFPVDVQDLGCDFYAFSGHKLFGPTGIGVLYGKLSMLESLPPYQGGGDMILSVTMEKTVYNRVPHRFEAGTPDMAGAVGLAAAIRYLEAVGMQNVSQHDQWLLAYATEALQSIPGLKLVGTAPHKTGVLSFTLEDVHPHDVGTILDQEGVCIRTGHHCAQPLMQRFGVAATARASLALYNTREDVDALVKGLQKVKEVFA; via the coding sequence ATGAGTGGGCCTGGATTCGACCTCGCGCGGGTGCGCGCGGACTTCCCCATCCTGCGGCAGGAGGTGCGGGGCCGGCCGCTGGTGTACCTGGACAGCGCCGCCACAGGGCAGAAACCGCAGGCGGTGCTGGACGCCATCACGCGCTACTACACGCACGACAACGCCAACGTGCACCGCGGCGTGCACATCCTCTCCGAGCGCGCCACGCAGGCCTTCGAGGACGCGCGCGAGACGGTGCGCCGCTTCATCCACGCGAAGGACGTGCGCGAGGTCATCTTCGTGCGCGGCACCACGGAGGCCATCAACCTGGTGGCCGCCACCTACGGCCGCAAGCACGTGGGCCCTGGCGACGAGGTGCTCATCTCCGCCATGGAGCACCACTCCAACATCGTGCCCTGGCAGATGGTGTGCGACGCGGCGGGCGCGAAGCTGCGCGTGATTCCCGTGGACGAGCAGGGCGCGCTGCGCATGGACGCCGTGGACGCGCTGCTCACGGAGAAGACGCGCCTTCTGGCCATCACCCACGTGTCCAACGCGCTGGGCTCCGTGAACCCCATCAAGGAACTGGTGGCCAAGGCGCACGCGAAGAACATCCCGGTGCTGGTGGACGGGGCGCAGTCGGTGACGCACTTCCCGGTGGACGTGCAGGACCTGGGCTGTGACTTCTACGCCTTCAGCGGCCACAAGCTCTTCGGGCCCACGGGCATCGGCGTGCTGTACGGCAAGCTCTCCATGCTGGAGTCGCTGCCGCCGTACCAGGGCGGCGGGGACATGATCCTCTCCGTGACCATGGAGAAGACCGTCTACAACCGCGTGCCGCACCGCTTCGAGGCGGGCACGCCGGACATGGCGGGCGCGGTGGGGCTGGCCGCGGCCATCCGCTACCTGGAGGCCGTGGGCATGCAGAACGTGTCCCAGCACGACCAGTGGTTGCTCGCGTACGCGACGGAGGCGCTCCAGTCCATTCCGGGGCTGAAGCTGGTGGGCACGGCGCCGCACAAGACGGGCGTGCTGTCCTTCACGCTGGAGGACGTCCACCCCCACGACGTGGGCACCATCCTGGACCAGGAGGGCGTCTGCATCCGCACCGGGCACCACTGCGCCCAGCCGCTGATGCAGCGCTTCGGCGTGGCGGCCACGGCGCGCGCGTCGCTGGCGCTCTACAACACGCGCGAGGACGTGGACGCGCTGGTGAAGGGCCTGCAGAAGGTGAAGGAGGTGTTCGCGTGA
- the sufD gene encoding Fe-S cluster assembly protein SufD, translating to MSAAHYADVARAFQARGDAPAWLQAIREEGLSQFQARGLPTSKDEEWKYTPVATLSSHPFQPARDVSAGEDVAQAVARLALPGPRLVFVDGRFVPALSVLSGLPRGVVLKPLSQALREDGALLQETLGQLSRPSAHAFTSLNAALLEEGALLTLAPRALSEVPVQLLFLARGGDGPVLASPRIVVVAGEGSEATLVETYAGLGSGATFTNAVTEVSLGDNASLRHFKLQAEGDTALHLGGLYSRQGRDSRFQSHAFSFGGALARNEVHAAFAGEGGECVLNGLFVGRGTQHLDNRTDLDHAVPHCSSRELYKGVLDDRARGTFHGKIRVREDAQKTDASQQSRNLLLSEGAQVDARPQLEIFADDVKCAHGTAVGRLDDNALFYLRSRGIPKVEAERMLTQAFASELVRAVPEGPVRARVEALLAEKLPGSAEVMG from the coding sequence ATGAGCGCGGCCCACTACGCCGACGTGGCCCGGGCCTTCCAGGCGCGCGGGGACGCCCCGGCGTGGCTCCAGGCCATTCGTGAAGAGGGCCTGAGCCAGTTCCAGGCGCGCGGCCTGCCCACCTCCAAGGACGAGGAGTGGAAGTACACGCCCGTGGCCACGCTGTCGTCGCATCCGTTCCAGCCCGCGCGGGACGTGTCCGCGGGCGAGGACGTGGCGCAGGCGGTGGCGCGGCTGGCGCTGCCCGGTCCCCGGCTGGTGTTCGTGGATGGGCGCTTCGTGCCGGCGCTGTCGGTGTTGTCCGGCCTGCCTCGCGGCGTGGTGCTCAAGCCGCTGTCGCAGGCGCTGCGCGAGGACGGGGCGCTGCTCCAGGAGACGCTGGGCCAGCTCTCGCGGCCGTCGGCGCATGCCTTCACGTCGCTCAACGCGGCGCTGCTGGAGGAGGGCGCGCTGCTCACGCTCGCGCCCCGGGCCTTGAGCGAGGTGCCGGTGCAGCTGCTGTTCCTCGCGCGCGGTGGCGACGGGCCGGTGCTGGCCAGCCCGCGCATCGTCGTGGTGGCGGGCGAGGGCAGCGAGGCCACGCTGGTGGAGACGTACGCGGGCCTGGGCTCGGGCGCGACGTTCACCAACGCGGTGACGGAGGTGTCGCTGGGGGACAACGCCAGCCTGCGCCACTTCAAGCTCCAGGCGGAAGGGGACACCGCGCTGCACCTGGGCGGGCTGTACTCGCGGCAGGGGCGCGACAGCCGCTTCCAGTCGCATGCGTTCTCGTTCGGCGGGGCGCTGGCTCGCAACGAAGTGCACGCGGCCTTCGCGGGCGAGGGTGGCGAGTGCGTGCTCAACGGCCTGTTCGTGGGCCGGGGCACGCAGCATCTGGACAACCGCACGGACCTGGACCACGCGGTGCCGCACTGCTCCAGCCGCGAGCTCTACAAGGGCGTGCTGGACGACCGCGCGCGCGGCACCTTCCACGGGAAGATCCGCGTGCGCGAGGACGCGCAGAAGACGGACGCCAGCCAGCAGAGCCGCAACCTGCTGCTGTCCGAGGGCGCGCAGGTGGATGCGCGGCCCCAGTTGGAGATCTTCGCGGACGACGTGAAGTGCGCGCACGGCACGGCGGTGGGCCGGCTGGATGACAACGCGCTGTTCTACCTGCGCTCGCGCGGCATCCCGAAGGTGGAAGCGGAGCGGATGCTGACGCAGGCGTTCGCGAGCGAGCTGGTGCGCGCGGTGCCGGAGGGTCCGGTGCGGGCGCGCGTGGAAGCGCTCCTCGCGGAAAAGCTGCCGGGTTCGGCGGAGGTGATGGGATGA